GTTATCGGCTCTCAGGCGTTCGTGGCGCTCGCCCGCATGGTGCTGGTGGCAGGCAAAGACGAGGCTGCCGAGCGGCGCATCCTCGCGCGAGCCAAGTCCAACATCGCACCAGACGACGGCGGCGTGAGCTATACGCTCGAAATGGCAGATGCGGGCGGCATTCAGGCAAGCCGGGTTGTGTGGGGCGACATGATCGACGGCACGGCTCGCGAGATTCTCGGCGACGTGGAGCAGCAGGACGACGAAGCCAAGACAGAAAGAGGCGAGGCTGCGGAGTTCCTGGAAGGTCTCCTTTCCGATGGCCCGATGTCGTCGAAGCAGATTCGTAAGGACGCGGACGAAGCCGGCTATGCCTGGCGAACGATGCATCGTGCTGCGGACGCCCTGGGGGTCGAGAAGCGCAAGATCGGAATGAAAGAGGGTTGGCAGTGGGCGTTACCGAAGATGCCAATCTCCGAACGTGCCACCGAAGATGCCACTCTCTATACCGTGGCATCTTCGGGAGGACGTGGCACCTTCCGTAACCACGCGGGTTTGCGGGCGGTCAGTTTTGGGTCTGCTGCCGAAGATGCCAACACGGACGGAGTGACACCTTCGGAGAATTCTCGCGAATCTGAGGCTGGCGAACCGGGAGACGAACTGTGAATATCAGAGATCTCATTCAGGAGGCCAAGGCCGCAGGAGTCCGTCTCTACCTGCACGACGGCAAGGTGAAACTGCGCGGCGATGCAGAGGCCATGAAGGCGCTGAAGCCGAAGCTCGCTCCGCACAAGGCGGCAATCCTCGCCTACCTGCAAGACGCAGAGCAGCAAGCCAGCGAGTTTTGGCCGTGGGCACCGTATCTGACCACCGCCGACGTAGAGCGATTCCGTACCGAGCTTGTCGGGATCATCGAGAAGCTGGCCGACATGGAGCACTGGCCGGACGAGCATCGCGACGACGTGCTGAGCCGAGCGATACGCGGCCCGCTCGCCGACCTGTTGCCCAACCTGCACCACTTCAACCAACGATTGACGGAAGCGACCGCCCAGGCGGCGGCGCGAGAAGCAACCAAACAACGCACCTGGAGATTTGACCGATAAGCGCCGGGCTTCAGATATGGAATGAGAACGGAAATATTGTCCTTGATGCGACGTATCGTGTGGCGCGCATCATCGGCGACACTCGGGTCGATGCCAACAATCCCTCCGGCACCGTGGTTGACGACCGGTTCTTGCAAGGCGGCTGGGTGTCTTTCCAACCTGAAAACACTGCCGGCGATGGTTACCTCGATCATGGCGTGCGCGCGCCACGATTCTCGATCGATGGCAATGTGCTGACGTGGTCCTATCCGCCCATCAATGGCGGCGCCCAGTTCGACACAATCCAGACAGGCACGTTGTTCTACGGTGCCTATTAGAAATTTTGATTGTCCGAAATAGTCCGGTTTAATCCGATCCAATAGCATTCCTAAATTAATGCTTTCCAGTGGCAAATTTGAGAGTTATAAACCTTCCAAGTTGTGAAGTTTGCAACGTTTCCAAATGACCAATCGGGAGCGCACAGCGTGCGACGCAAAGACCTTGAAAACCTCACCGCAGAGCAGAAAGCCGAAGCATCGGTAATCGTGATGCGGGTGGAGCAATACCGCCGGTGGCGCGTAGTCGTCAACGGCGAAATCCTCGTGACCGGTGACGAATACGACTGCCTGTACGCCGATCTTGAACGAGTGGCCGCTTGGTTGAGGCAAGTCGGCATCGAAACATTCACCGTGCGCCAGCACGAACCCAGCTAAGGAGAACAGACAGTGACTATCGCAACGCAAGCCCGCGAGATGGGCCGCAAGCATGGCAATGGCGGTAACGGCGATGATGACGTCGTTACCCTGGTAAAGACCGAGATGAAGCGCATCGGCGATGAAGTCGGCGCGAAGCAGTTGGAATTTCAGGCGCGGATTCATGAACTTGAGCAAAAGAGCGCGCGCCGCGGCGGCGCGAGTGGTCCGCTGGGCACCATCGCTACGAAATCGATCGGTTCGCAGATCAAGGACATGCCCGAGCTGGAGATGTTCAGGAAGGGCTCGACGCCCACGACGCGTATCCCGTTGGAACTGAAGTCCATCGTATCGGACGGCGCAACGCCGAATATCACGCCTTTCGCTCAGAACGTACCTGGCATCCAGGCGCCGCAGGTGCGTCGCCTTACCATCGAAGCTCTGATTCCGTCCACGCCAGTGACGACTAGCTCGGTGCAGTGGTTGCGCGAATCCGCTTTCACGAACGCGGCGGCCGCACAGAAGAAGCAGCTCGACACCAAGGCCGAATCGAATCTCACGTTCGAGAACAAGTCCGCTGAAATCGCGACAATTGCCCACTTCGTGACCGCCTCGAAGCAGGTCCTTGACGACCAGAATGGGTTGCAGGCGTATATCGAGCAGCGCCTTCGCTTCGGTCTGGATCTCGCGACCGAAGACCAGTTACTGAACGGCGACGGCGCGGAGGGCGACATTGGTGGTCTGCTGCTGGCAGGCAATCACACGGCATTCGACGGCACGGGCCTCGGCAAAACGACCCAGCTCGATTACCTGCGGCGCGCAAAAACGCAACTGCAGAAGGCGTTCTTTATCGCCGGCGCACTCATCATCAATCCCACCGATGCCGAGTCCATCGATCTGCTGCGCGACGCCGAAGGCCGCTTTCTGGTTGCGCCGGGCAGCCCGATCTGGGGCATGGCGCCGGTTGTTACGGAAGCGATTGCCGAAGGTCAGTTCGTCGTCGCCGACTTCCTGAACAGCGCTGTGCTCTGGGACCGAGAGGAAGCCAGCCTGCAACTGGGCTATGTCAGCGACCAGTTCATCAAGAACGCAATCACGTTGCTGGTCGAGCGGCGACTGCAAATGTCCGTGACGCGCCCGGCCGGGATCATCGTCGGCCAGTTCGCCGCCGCGAATTGAGTAATAGGACCAGCGATGGGTGTCCTCAACAACCCGCGCAGCAGGTGATCAGGTCCCGTCGATGCCCAGTGGCGCTGTCCAGCGGCGCCCTGGCCTCGCCGGTCTTACCCGAGGCACCTGCACTGAGCCGCGCCCAGATGTTCCGGGCGCGGCTTTTTCATTGGTCGCGCAGGGGGGCGTATAGGCAAAGTTGGTGGCCCATCAGCCTGGGACCGACCGTTCAGTCAAATTTTTACGCCCGCGAAAAATGAAATTTAAAGGTCGCGCCGCAAACCCGCGCCACATTAGGGAAAGCAGGTAGGAATTACAACGAAAAATGGCCGAAGTATCCCATTTTCTTTTCAGAAAATCCGCCTGTTTGCCCCTATGTTCTATCGAGGGCGATGCTGTTCTGCGGGCTGGAGTCGGCGGCACTCGACTGCTGGTCACAATGGATTTCCAGCGGGGCTTTTTACTGCGGCATCTCGCCTCGCCAACTAAGGTACGATTCCCATAGGTTTGTAAGAGTTTGCTTAAATGGAACGGATTTTCATGACGCGTCGTCGCGCGATTGCCCACTTGCTGGAACTGCGGCAGGCTCTGCGGGACGAGATAAACGGCCCGGGCGCCCACGAGGCGGAGCGTCGGCTTGATCGCGCCGACGTGGTGGAGCGACTTCTGTTCGACGTGCGGGCGGTCCGTATCCATCGTTTTCAACTCGCGGGGCCGCCCGCAATCGAGGTTTTCATAACCGAATAGCGAATTCAGCTTGGCACACCCGGCTCCGGGCGCATTGATGAAAGCGGATGGTGCGCGAGTTGATCCGCGCCGGCATAGCGCTGCTAATTTTTTCCCAAATGCCGGCGCACTGCGTCGACATGCGTTCCGACTTGGGCAACCGCCCTCTTCAACGCCTCTTTCGAAACCCCGAATTTGTTGCTCCAGTATTCAAGCTCCCACGGCTCGTGAACGTTCACTTGTTTTCCGTCTTGAGGTTCACGAATTTTAAGATTGTCGGCCATTTCTATTAGTCTCCATCGTTATGAGGAGACGTAATAATGCGCTCGACGCAACACTTGTAAATCTATCGTAAACCCGGGCGATATTTGATGAATGACGCAACGCTACTTCATCTCTGGCTTGCCCGCTGCAGCGAGCTTTGCGTTGAGCGCCGCGCGCTTTTGTCTTGCCTTTTCGGGCTGCACATAGAAAAAGTCAAACAGCTCTTCGAGCACGTCTAGATTCCATTCAGCTTCTTCGGGCACCACTGGCAGAATTTCGCCGCTATTTGTGTCCTTGAGCGGATGTGCAGCGAAATTCCCGATGTTACGAATCGCATCAAGGTTGTCAGCGATCGCCCCCGGTATCTGGTTAGAGTCGAGCGCTGCTTGAATCGCCGGAGCTAGATCCTTTTGCGTAAAGCCCTTGTCACGCAGCATTGATTGCAAACATCGACGGCTCAATGCGGCGGATGCTTTTGGGCTGTCACGTAGTACTGCACAAGCCTCGTGATAGTCCTCCGCGATATGAGGCGGAACTTCAGAAGCTGCCTTTTGCCTGCCCGTCGTTTTGGGAAATGCCAGAAAATTCGGAATCTCCGCTGCCTCACTCTGCTGCCTCTGTGCTGTTAGGTAAATAATCGCTTGGTCGCATGCGGGACAAACCATGTACTTGGCAGCCCACAGATGACCGCCGAGCGCATGCCAATAGCCGCTAGGAACTCCATTAATCCGGCTATCTTGAAACCCTTGGTGAACTTCAACTGTACAGTGCGGACACTTCATCACCCCCCCAGTTAGTGCTTTTATGGGGGTCTAGCGTCTCGTAAACCCACCATGCCGGCAAGCGCCACCGCGTCAATAATTTTATGGTGGACTGGATGGTGGACTATAAGTCTCCTATACGGCAAAACTCTTTTCTACATTGATTACTGGGCGGACACCGCCTCCGCCAGAACAGCAATGCAAACGGGCCGCCTTGCCCGTTTTTCGTTGGTACCGCATGTGCTCAGACCAAACTGATCAGCCTTCGCTACACGAGCACGACAAGCGCCGCCAGAAGGTCTAGACTTCACGAAAACCCGCTTTGCCATCCAGCCCGCCTCGAGCGGGCTTTTGCACATTCAGCTACTGAAATCGAGGTGCGAAATGGCGGGTACAGCGCGGCGCCGGGCAGACCGGGCGCGAATCAGAAAAAATCGCTGCTATTACTGGTGGGGGCGGCGCCTCACTTCCGAGGAACTCGGCAAGGTCGTCGATACACCTACACCATGCAGTTGCTGGATGTGCGGCAATCCGCGGCGCCATTTAAAAAAGGACAAGCTCTCCGTCTGGGAGCAGCGGTGGTTTCAGGAGATCGGGGACGAGTCATAGCGAAAGAAAGAATCCACTTGGTCATGACATTTTCCTCGACTCGCTCATGCCGCCCGCGTTTCGACTTCGATCAGCATCGGCTTGTTACTCGCCAGCGCGTGACGCAGCGCAGAGGCCAATGCTTCGCCGGAGTCGGCATGCACGGCCTCTACGCCGTAGCCACGAGCCAGAGCGCAGAAGTCGAGACCCGGCACGTCAAGGCCTGGAACGTCTTCGACCTGAAGGACGCCCGCGAACCAGCGAAGCGCGCCATAGGTGCCGTTCTTCATGATGATGAAAATCGCCGGGATGTCGTACTGAGCCGCAGTCCAGAGCGCCTGAATACTGTAGTTCGCCGACCCGTCGCCAATCACGCCGATGACCTGCCGCTCCGGCCTCGCCAACTGAATGCCGACAGCGGCCGGCAACGCGAAGCCGAGACCACCGGCCGCGGCGAAGTAATAGCTGCCCTGCCCGGTCATGCGCAAACGCTGCCAGAGGATGCTCGTGGTCGAGGTCGACTCATTGACGTAGACGGCGTCACGCGGAGCCAACTCGTCGACGATGTCGAAAACGCGTTCGGGTGTCAGCGGGCCTGGCGCCTCCGGTGCCGGCTCCGGCCGACGCACGGCGACGGGCATGGGTCGCTTGCTCTGCGAGACCGTTTCGCCGAGCGCGCGAAGCGTCAGCCCGATGTCCGCAATGACCGCATCGCCCATTGGGGCACGCGTCGCTTCGTTGATATCGCACGTAATGGCGATAAGTCGCGTGCCGTGCGGCAGATAGTCGCCGGGTTCGTACTGGTGATAGCGGAACACCGGCGCGCCGACGACCAGCACGAGGTCATGGCCTTCGAGGATTCGGCTGATGCTTGCAATACCGGCCGGCAGCAATCCGCGGAAACACGCATGCGTAGTCGGAAAGGCGCAGCGTGAAGCGGAAGGCGCCATCCATACGGGCATCGAGAGTTTTTCGGCAAGCGCGACGGCGTATGCGTTCGCATGGCTCGCATCCACATCGGGGCCGACCACCATCACCGGGTTGTGAGCGCCTTCGAGCGAGCCGACCAGCCTCGCCAGCATCTCTGCGGAGGGCATTCCTGCAAGTTCGACGCGACGCTTTGCCAGATGTTCGACGCCGGACCCTGCTTCCTGTTTCCAGTCGTCATACGGCACCGATACATACACCGGACCAGCAGCCGGCGTGGCGGCCATATGAATCGCGCGGCTCAATGCGAGCGGGACTTCTTGCGCGCAACTCGGCTCGCAGCTCCACTTCACCAGAGGACGTGGCAGCGCCGCCGCATCCACATTGGTCAGCAAGGCTTCGACGCCGACCATCGTACGCACTTGCTGCCCGGCTGTGACGACGAGCGGCGTATGCGAATTCCACGCATTCGCGAGCGCACCCATCGCATTGCCGGTACCCGCTGCGGAGTGCAAATTCACGAAGCCGGGGCGGCCGGTTGCTTGAGCATAGCCGTCGGCCATGCCGACCACCGCCGCCTCCTGAAGGCCCAGGATGTAGCGGAAGTCTTGAGGGAAGTCTTTGAGAAACGGCAGCTCGTTCGAACCGGGGTTGCCGAAGAAGGTGGTCAATCCTTGCTCACGAAGGATTTCATAGCATGCTTGATGAACGGTAGTCATGAGGTTTCTTCCTAGTCGATGCGTTGATGCTAGGAGCCGATATAAAATAAATCAAATCATCTATTTTTCGATTCAATAATAGATGTTGTCTATATTTGACAATCATCATGGCGACTACAGACCTGAACCTCATTCGCGCTTTTATCGCTATCTACGAGACAGGCAGTGTGAGTGGCGCAGCGAAGCGGCTGAACATCACGCAGCCTTCGGTCAGTCATTCACTCAGCAGGTTGCGCGACCTGTTGCAGGATCCGCTTTTCACGCGCACGCGCGAAGGCATGATTCCGACCTTCAACGCGAGTCAGCTATTTCAGTCGTTCAGGCATGCGCTCGACAGCATCGAGACGGCCATATCGGCCACCCGCCATTTCGATCCGGCCAGGTCGACCCGCTGCTTTCGCCTCGCGCTGTCGGACCTGGGCGAGCTTTACCTCTTGCCGCATCTCGTCAAGGAATTGCAGGAAACCGCGCCGTCGGTGGCTTTGGAAATTGTGCAAATGGACAGCGAACGGATTACGGAATGGCTGACCACGGGAAGCATCGACGCGGCTGTCGGAAACCTGCAACTCTCAGGTGGCCAGGCAAGAAAACGCACGCTTTTTACGGAAACCTATTCCTGCCTGATCAGTGCCGCGCATCCGTCAATTGGAGACACGCTGAGCCTGGAAGAATACGTCTGCGCGAACCATGTGGTCGTTGCGCCTTTCTCCGGTCACCACCTCGTGGAAGACGTGATGACGGAGTTGGGCTTGTCCAGAAGGATTGCGCTGCGCGTGCCGCACTTCACGAATATCGTTGCCGTGATCGCGTCTACCGACCTCGTCCTGACACTCCCGACCAGGGTGGCGCGCACCTTCGCGAGCGACGGAAAAATGCGCACGCTGCCATTGCCCTTTCCCATATCGTCGTTCGATGTCAATCTCCACTGGCAACCTCACATTGAGGATTCAGCGGCGCAGCAATGGTTGTGCGACACGATTACGCGTACGTTGAGCGGCATTTGAACCTTGCGTACGGACACGCTTCGAGGTTTCGCGCAAGGCAATGAACGTTCAGGACGAGAGGTCGAGCACAGTACGAAAGCGCCCATGTGGCGCGCTCCGATCAGATGAAGTCGACGCGGCCAGATGCCAGAAGGAACGATATCGAAATCGATACCAACGCGGTTATCGCGCAGCAACCAGCGCCGTCGCCTCGACCTCGATCCTGAAGCCGTAGTGCAGTTGCGGAACCGGCACGACGGCACGCGCCGGCCGAGCTTCGCCCGCCCACCGCGCGTAGATCTGGTTGAAGCTCATCCAGTGCTCGACATCGACAATGTAGACGCGCACCTGCACCAGTTGCGCGACGCTACTGCCCGCACCTTTGAGCGCCGCCTGCACATTGGCCAGCACCTGTTCGGCCTGAACCTCGAACGACGCCTCGGACAGCTTGTCGCCCTGCGGGGTAATCGGTAGTTGTCCCGAGACGAACACAAAACCATTCGCAACCGCGACGTGACTATAGTGGCCACCCGGCTTCGAAAGCGTGGCAGGATTTTCTGTACGCGGCAGATGCGAGTCGTGCTGACTATCAGCCATGAATACCACTCCAGATGTGACAACGCATGACGCTGCACGCGAGTCGTTCGCGCGGCTGCATTCCGTTGCGCATAAGCGATGAAGCGACCACGCGAGTCATCATGCAATGCGCAAGCCTTGCCCATTCAAGGCAAAGCGCCGCACGCAACCGGCACGTTTGAATGGTGAGGCGCTCAACTGCGCGCCACACCTCACACGTCAAGCATTTCAAGCTTCTCGCGCGCATCCGCGCAACGGCGGTTCAGGTCGCGATGCATCAACTGACTGTCGAGCAGCGCCGATACATCAGACAAGCCGTAATCAAAGCGCAAGACGTATTCGATGTCCGTGTAATCGTGATAGGCGCCGCTGTCTGCCAGCTTCTGCGCTTCAGCGAAAGCAGCGTGTTGCCGTTCGCCACTCATCAAATCTCTGATCGCCATGATTGCCGCTCCGAGGAACAGTGGCTCCATCATAGCAATGCAAATTGAAACGCACGGTCGCGTGCGCGCA
This genomic stretch from Paraburkholderia dioscoreae harbors:
- a CDS encoding DUF4145 domain-containing protein, producing the protein MKCPHCTVEVHQGFQDSRINGVPSGYWHALGGHLWAAKYMVCPACDQAIIYLTAQRQQSEAAEIPNFLAFPKTTGRQKAASEVPPHIAEDYHEACAVLRDSPKASAALSRRCLQSMLRDKGFTQKDLAPAIQAALDSNQIPGAIADNLDAIRNIGNFAAHPLKDTNSGEILPVVPEEAEWNLDVLEELFDFFYVQPEKARQKRAALNAKLAAAGKPEMK
- a CDS encoding LysR family transcriptional regulator: MATTDLNLIRAFIAIYETGSVSGAAKRLNITQPSVSHSLSRLRDLLQDPLFTRTREGMIPTFNASQLFQSFRHALDSIETAISATRHFDPARSTRCFRLALSDLGELYLLPHLVKELQETAPSVALEIVQMDSERITEWLTTGSIDAAVGNLQLSGGQARKRTLFTETYSCLISAAHPSIGDTLSLEEYVCANHVVVAPFSGHHLVEDVMTELGLSRRIALRVPHFTNIVAVIASTDLVLTLPTRVARTFASDGKMRTLPLPFPISSFDVNLHWQPHIEDSAAQQWLCDTITRTLSGI
- a CDS encoding phage major capsid protein, whose protein sequence is MTIATQAREMGRKHGNGGNGDDDVVTLVKTEMKRIGDEVGAKQLEFQARIHELEQKSARRGGASGPLGTIATKSIGSQIKDMPELEMFRKGSTPTTRIPLELKSIVSDGATPNITPFAQNVPGIQAPQVRRLTIEALIPSTPVTTSSVQWLRESAFTNAAAAQKKQLDTKAESNLTFENKSAEIATIAHFVTASKQVLDDQNGLQAYIEQRLRFGLDLATEDQLLNGDGAEGDIGGLLLAGNHTAFDGTGLGKTTQLDYLRRAKTQLQKAFFIAGALIINPTDAESIDLLRDAEGRFLVAPGSPIWGMAPVVTEAIAEGQFVVADFLNSAVLWDREEASLQLGYVSDQFIKNAITLLVERRLQMSVTRPAGIIVGQFAAAN
- a CDS encoding DUF3606 domain-containing protein, whose translation is MADNLKIREPQDGKQVNVHEPWELEYWSNKFGVSKEALKRAVAQVGTHVDAVRRHLGKN
- a CDS encoding TubC N-terminal docking domain-related protein, with protein sequence MNIRDLIQEAKAAGVRLYLHDGKVKLRGDAEAMKALKPKLAPHKAAILAYLQDAEQQASEFWPWAPYLTTADVERFRTELVGIIEKLADMEHWPDEHRDDVLSRAIRGPLADLLPNLHHFNQRLTEATAQAAAREATKQRTWRFDR
- the mdlC gene encoding benzoylformate decarboxylase, coding for MTTVHQACYEILREQGLTTFFGNPGSNELPFLKDFPQDFRYILGLQEAAVVGMADGYAQATGRPGFVNLHSAAGTGNAMGALANAWNSHTPLVVTAGQQVRTMVGVEALLTNVDAAALPRPLVKWSCEPSCAQEVPLALSRAIHMAATPAAGPVYVSVPYDDWKQEAGSGVEHLAKRRVELAGMPSAEMLARLVGSLEGAHNPVMVVGPDVDASHANAYAVALAEKLSMPVWMAPSASRCAFPTTHACFRGLLPAGIASISRILEGHDLVLVVGAPVFRYHQYEPGDYLPHGTRLIAITCDINEATRAPMGDAVIADIGLTLRALGETVSQSKRPMPVAVRRPEPAPEAPGPLTPERVFDIVDELAPRDAVYVNESTSTTSILWQRLRMTGQGSYYFAAAGGLGFALPAAVGIQLARPERQVIGVIGDGSANYSIQALWTAAQYDIPAIFIIMKNGTYGALRWFAGVLQVEDVPGLDVPGLDFCALARGYGVEAVHADSGEALASALRHALASNKPMLIEVETRAA
- a CDS encoding RidA family protein; its protein translation is MADSQHDSHLPRTENPATLSKPGGHYSHVAVANGFVFVSGQLPITPQGDKLSEASFEVQAEQVLANVQAALKGAGSSVAQLVQVRVYIVDVEHWMSFNQIYARWAGEARPARAVVPVPQLHYGFRIEVEATALVAAR